A window from Labrus mixtus chromosome 14, fLabMix1.1, whole genome shotgun sequence encodes these proteins:
- the foxred1 gene encoding FAD-dependent oxidoreductase domain-containing protein 1 translates to MSTWRRLQVKVRTAHGLLTSRRVTERHTWLYGRCQSLSTSTPLRNDFFKDLEAQLAAMRRKAADALPGSSWSPFEVNPNLPPERADIVIVGGGVMGWSIAYWLKQKEFSRGAVRIVVVEKDPTYSKASTVLSAGGIRQQFSLPENIHMSLASADFMRNINEHLGVLNEDPVDLQFNHSGYLFLANEDVAHIMEENYSTQRSAGAKVTLLSPTQLKEKFPWVNTDGVALASYGLENEGSFDPWTLLNAFRRKAISMGVIQCCGEVTGLKYMSSIVTTTDNERLELRRIKSVRVHMPNSMEYQPVECAIVVNAAGAFSGKLAEMVGMGSGPKDSIAEIPLPVEPRKRFVYVVHCPDGPGLDTPFLIDYSGVYFRREGLGGNYIAGASPEEADEPDTGDLEVDHQFFEEKVWPSLAHRVPAFEKLKVTSAWAGYYDYNTLDQNGIIGIHPLIPNMYFATGFSGHGLQHSPAVGRAVAELILDGNFQTLDLSPFGFRRILDQEPMLERNIV, encoded by the exons ATGTCAACGTGGCGCAGGCTGCAGGTGAAGGTGCGCACGGCTCACGGATTACTTACCTCCAGACGGGTGACAGAGAGGCACACATGGCTGTACGGACGTTGTCAAAGCTTAAGTacaagcacacctctccgaaatGACTTCTTCAAAG acCTGGAGGCGCAGCTGGCCGCCATGAGGAGGAAGGCTGCGGACGCTCTGCCGGGGAGCTCCTGGAGTCCCTTCGAGGTGAACCCGAACCTGCCGCCGGAGAGGGCCGACATTGTGATCGTGGGGGGCGGCGTGATGGGCTGGTCCATCGCCTATTGGCTGAAGCAGAAGGAGTTCAGCCGAGGAGCAGTGAGGATAGTTGTGGTGGAGAAGGACCCAACG tACTCGAAGGCGTCCACCGTCTTGTCTGCTGGCGGGATCCGACAGCAGTTCTCTCTACCCGAGAACATCCACATGTCCCTGGCCTCCGCAGACTTCATGAGAAACATCAAC GAACACCTCGGCGTGTTGAATGAAGACCCCGTCGACCTGCAGTTCAACCACTCAGGATACCTCTTCCTGGCCAATGAGGACGTGGCTCACATCATGGAGGAGAACTACAGCACCCAAAG GTCCGCAGGAGCCAAAGTGACTCTCCTCTCTCCGACACAACTAAAGGAGAAATTCCCCTGGGTCAACACGGACGGTGTGGCGCTCGCTTCATATG GGCTGGAGAACGAGGGCTCGTTTGACCCGTGGACTCTGCTGAACGCCTTCAGAAGAAAAGCCATCTCTATGGGAGTCATTCAGTGCTGTGGAGAAGTTACAG GTTTGAAATATATGTCATCCATCGTGACGACCACCGATAACGAACGTCTGGAGCTCCGGAGAATCAAATCTGTCAGA GTGCACATGCCTAACAGCATGGAGTACCAGCCCGTGGAGTGTGCCATTGTGGTGAATGCAGCGGGAGCCTTTTCTGGGAAACTGGCAGAGATGGTGGGAATGGGCTCCGGCCCTAAAGACAGCATCGCTGAAATCCCTCTGCCCGTCGAGCCTCGCAAAAG gtttgtGTACGTGGTCCACTGTCCTGACGGTCCGGGTCTCGACACTCCTTTCCTGATCGACTACTCTGGAGTTTACTTCAGGAGAGAGGGCTTAGGAGGGAACTACATCGCCGGGGCTTCACCGGAGGAG gcGGACGAGCCCGACACCGGTGACCTGGAGGTGGATCACCAGTTCTTTGAGGAAAAAGTCTGGCCCAGCTTGGCCCACCGTGTTCCTGCCTTTGAGAAACTGAAG GTGACCAGTGCATGGGCCGGTTACTACGACTACAACACTTTGGATCAGAACGGCATCATCGGCATTCACCCGCTCATCCCCAACATGTACTTCGCCACAGGTTTCAGCGGACACGGCCTGCAGCACTCCCCCGCGGTGGGTCGGGCTGTGGCCGAGCTGATCCTGGACGGGAACTTTCAAACGTTGGACCTGAGCCCGTTCGGGTTCAGACGCATTCTGGACCAGGAGCCGATGCTGGAGAGGAACATCGTGTAG